CTCCTTAGTTGAAAAATGCCCACCTCATCAAATCTACTCGCCTTCAAACCGTTGGCTAAGTGGGAAAAAGATGATCCCCTCTTGTGCTGCCTTTTGAATTTTTAAGTCAAGAGCATCGTTTAGAGACACATGTCCCTCGAGAATAAGTGCGAGGTCTTGGCCGTCCATTAGGACGATATTTGAAGAGACTCCGCGCGTAAACTCAAGTAAAACCTCAGGCCTATAGCCAGGTATTGAAACGAAAAGACCTCGTGTGCTAGTGATCTTCTTGTCTACCTTTGTTTTAAATGCCGCGAGATCGGCCTCAGTTGGAGGCCCCAGTCGCCAGCGGGCTTCAACGAGGTAGTCAAATCCCTTGAATGGAAAGTGGCCATCAATCTGCTCGGTTGCAGTGCGGTAAGGTCTGCGGTAGCTGATTTCATGAAGCTCGAACAGTTCTGCAAGTAGGTCTTCGAGCCCGTAGCCCCGGTTTTGCGGATCATCAGGAACACTAGCCCATCCGTAGAAAGTTCGTCGCAACTCATCCATCTTCTGAGCGCGCGCCGCTAGGGCAACCTGCTTGCGTCGTGCTTCTTGCACTCGATG
This genomic interval from Thermodesulfobacteriota bacterium contains the following:
- a CDS encoding restriction endonuclease, with protein sequence MGSRLPFEIREAIVAVCGKAFWLKDPFRSFLLSCGVPAEIYDRYSDESKYKITRHILAELDALREEGFEIQRRIVTELVKLRRVPDESVPNMDAALNALRWLKELAINQKIVIEEEQKATDHRVQEARRKQVALAARAQKMDELRRTFYGWASVPDDPQNRGYGLEDLLAELFELHEISYRRPYRTATEQIDGHFPFKGFDYLVEARWRLGPPTEADLAAFKTKVDKKITSTRGLFVSIPGYRPEVLLEFTRGVSSNIVLMDGQDLALILEGHVSLNDALDLKIQKAAQEGIIFFPLSQRFEGE